Proteins from a single region of Ziziphus jujuba cultivar Dongzao chromosome 1, ASM3175591v1:
- the LOC132803280 gene encoding zinc finger BED domain-containing protein DAYSLEEPER-like isoform X2 yields MDGLQINLESSSFEMPINLEDVASPMEGVTSGHKVKRKRKLTSKEFNICEIEELGANTQKSQLELYLEEPRMATEIELNVLDYWKANQFRYPEVASMARDLLSIPISTVASESAFSIGGRVLDQFRSSLKPSTVEAIVCTRDWLFGQREKFEAQLEDLTEDVLSCDINKEESSSQCSNYANTQA; encoded by the exons ATGGATGGACTTCAAATAAATCTTGAATCAAGTAGCTTTGAAATGCCTATTAATTTAGAAGATGTTGCAAGTCCTATGGAGGGAGTCACAAGTGGGCATAAAGTGAAACGCAAGAGAAAACTCACTTCAAAG gaatttaatatttgtgaaattgaagagTTAGGTGCCAATACACAAAAATCACAATTGGAGCTTTATTTAGAGGAGCCAAGGATGGCTactgaaattgaattgaatgtgCTTGATTATTGGAAAGCAAATCAGTTTCGTTATCCTGAAGTTGCTTCAATGGCTCGTGATCTATTGAGTATCCCTATATCCACCGTTGCTTCTGAATCTGCTTTTAGCATTGGTGGACGAGTATTAGATCAATTTCGTAGTTCATTAAAGCCTAGCACTGTTGAAGCGATAGTTTGTACAAGAGATTGGTTATTTGGGCAAAgag AAAAATTTGAAGCACAACTTGAGGATCTTACTGAAGATGTTTTGAGCTGTGATATCAATAAAGAAGAATCTTCAAGTCAATGCTCTAATTATGCTAATACTCAAGCATAA
- the LOC132803280 gene encoding zinc finger BED domain-containing protein RICESLEEPER 2-like isoform X1, which yields MDSKRGLRQDVPTRWNSTYLMLESALYYRRAFCHLELTDSNYKSCPSSHEWEKIEKISRFLGLFYDITCIFSGTKYPTSNLYFSSVFFCYVTLKENIESEDDYLRTMANQMLKKFEKYWSEFSLILAIAVVVDPRYKLQFVDWCYRKIYGASGSSEFIRVKSKLFSIFKEYVQNKSLTSSTHSLEKEKSNTSCGVGEDVISFRKTASSILKEFNICEIEELGANTQKSQLELYLEEPRMATEIELNVLDYWKANQFRYPEVASMARDLLSIPISTVASESAFSIGGRVLDQFRSSLKPSTVEAIVCTRDWLFGQREKFEAQLEDLTEDVLSCDINKEESSSQCSNYANTQA from the exons ATGGACTCTAAGAGAGGTTTGAGGCAAGATGTGCCTACTAGATGGAACTCTACATATTTAATGCTTGAAAGTGCATTGTACTATCGACGTGCCTTTTGTCATTTGGAGCTAActgattcaaattataaaagttgTCCTTCTAGTCATGAGTGGGAGAAGATTGAAAAGATAAGTAGATTCTTGGGTTTGTTTTATGATATCACTTGCATATTTTCGGGCACTAAATATCCTACTTCAAATTTGTACTTTTCCtcggttttcttttgttatgttacattgaaggaaaatattgaaagtgaGGATGATTACTTGAGAACCATGGCTaatcaaatgcttaaaaaatttgagaagtatTGGTCAGAATTTAGTTTGATATTAGCCATTGCAGTGGTTGTGGATCCTCGATATAAGCTTCAATTTGTAGATTGGTgttatagaaaaatttatggagcAAGTGGTTCTAGTGAGTTTATACGTGTGAAgagcaaattattttcaatatttaaggaGTATGTTCAAAACAAATCTTTGACATCTTCTACACATTCtttggagaaagaaaagagtaacACATCTTGTGGTGTTGGAGAAGATGTCATTTCTTTTAGAAAGACAGCTAGTTCCATTTTGAAA gaatttaatatttgtgaaattgaagagTTAGGTGCCAATACACAAAAATCACAATTGGAGCTTTATTTAGAGGAGCCAAGGATGGCTactgaaattgaattgaatgtgCTTGATTATTGGAAAGCAAATCAGTTTCGTTATCCTGAAGTTGCTTCAATGGCTCGTGATCTATTGAGTATCCCTATATCCACCGTTGCTTCTGAATCTGCTTTTAGCATTGGTGGACGAGTATTAGATCAATTTCGTAGTTCATTAAAGCCTAGCACTGTTGAAGCGATAGTTTGTACAAGAGATTGGTTATTTGGGCAAAgag AAAAATTTGAAGCACAACTTGAGGATCTTACTGAAGATGTTTTGAGCTGTGATATCAATAAAGAAGAATCTTCAAGTCAATGCTCTAATTATGCTAATACTCAAGCATAA